Proteins found in one Mycteria americana isolate JAX WOST 10 ecotype Jacksonville Zoo and Gardens chromosome 8, USCA_MyAme_1.0, whole genome shotgun sequence genomic segment:
- the CENPN gene encoding centromere protein N isoform X2, whose product MDEILAEYIRRTVLKIPRDEIKTVLQTWGFLSEAQLQTVNFHQIKENISQDVVRLCEENSADIKQAAVLDIIYNHIYSDKRVWSVYQMSKTGEETEFFDLTDFKKKFKRRLRSALKNVTINFREYEDNSIWIRIAWGTPYKKPNQYKSSYVVYHSQTPYVFISASVLKSTLPLLCQALVVASNYRDIREMELRSHSLNSLKDIVFKRYSQNFQTYYPRPLQERNVAPESDLRIVQENRHEKERIERVNRKVFGDGPQPKLEFAQYKLETMFKSDPKMGVLDKKEPFRCLVKFSSPHLLESLKSLAPAGMADAPLSPLLTCIPQKARNYFKIREKKGIFPGSFVSP is encoded by the exons ATGGATGAAATTCTTGCTGAGTATATCCGCAGAACTGTACTAAAAATCCCACGAGATGAAATCAAGACAGTGCTACAGACATGGGGCTTTCTCTCTGAGGCACAGCTGCAAACCGTAAACTTCCATCAGATAAAGGAGAACATTTCTCAAGATGTTGTTCGACTTTGTGAG GAAAATTCTGCAGACATAAAGCAAGCAGCTGTCCTAGACATAATTT ACAACCACATCTACTCAGACAAAAGAGTGTGGAGTGTTTACCAGATGAGCAAAACAG gggaagaaacagaattttttgacttaacagacttcaaaaaaaaatttaaaagacgACTTCGGTCAGCCCTGAAAAAT GTCACCATCAACTTTAGAGAGTATGAGGATAATTCAATCTGGATTAGAATTGCCTGGGGAACACcatataaaaaaccaaaccagtacaAATCCAGCTATGTTGTATACCATTCACAGACTCCCTATGTCTTCATTTCTGCCTCAGTGCTTAAGAGCACCTTGCCTCTGCTGTGTCAG gccCTGGTTGTTGCTTCCAATTACCGTGACATCCGTGAAATGGAGCTTCGAAGTCATTCTTTAAACTCCCTTAAAGATATTGTGTTTAAGAGGTATAGCCAG AACTTCCAAACTTACTATCCGAGACCTCTACAAGAAAGGAATGTAGCACCAGAAAGTg ATTTAAGGATAGTTCAAGAAAACAGacatgagaaagaaagaatagaGAGAGTGAATCGGAAGGTTTTTGGTGATGGTCCCCAACCAAAACTTGAATTTGCACAATATAAG CTTGAGACGATGTTTAAAAGTGATCCTAAAATGGGTGTTTTGGATAAAAAAGAACCATTCAGATGTCTGGTGAAGTTTTCTAGTCCACATCTCTTAGAATCGCTGAAATCCTTGGCACCAGCAG GTATGGCTGATGCACCACTTTCACCACTACTTACATGTATACCACAAAAAGctaggaattattttaaaattagagagaaaaaaggTATCTTTCCAGGAAGTTTTGTAAGCCCTTAA
- the CENPN gene encoding centromere protein N isoform X1 — protein sequence MDEILAEYIRRTVLKIPRDEIKTVLQTWGFLSEAQLQTVNFHQIKENISQDVVRLCEENSADIKQAAVLDIIYNHIYSDKRVWSVYQMSKTGEETEFFDLTDFKKKFKRRLRSALKNVTINFREYEDNSIWIRIAWGTPYKKPNQYKSSYVVYHSQTPYVFISASVLKSTLPLLCQALVVASNYRDIREMELRSHSLNSLKDIVFKRYSQNFQTYYPRPLQERNVAPESADLRIVQENRHEKERIERVNRKVFGDGPQPKLEFAQYKLETMFKSDPKMGVLDKKEPFRCLVKFSSPHLLESLKSLAPAGMADAPLSPLLTCIPQKARNYFKIREKKGIFPGSFVSP from the exons ATGGATGAAATTCTTGCTGAGTATATCCGCAGAACTGTACTAAAAATCCCACGAGATGAAATCAAGACAGTGCTACAGACATGGGGCTTTCTCTCTGAGGCACAGCTGCAAACCGTAAACTTCCATCAGATAAAGGAGAACATTTCTCAAGATGTTGTTCGACTTTGTGAG GAAAATTCTGCAGACATAAAGCAAGCAGCTGTCCTAGACATAATTT ACAACCACATCTACTCAGACAAAAGAGTGTGGAGTGTTTACCAGATGAGCAAAACAG gggaagaaacagaattttttgacttaacagacttcaaaaaaaaatttaaaagacgACTTCGGTCAGCCCTGAAAAAT GTCACCATCAACTTTAGAGAGTATGAGGATAATTCAATCTGGATTAGAATTGCCTGGGGAACACcatataaaaaaccaaaccagtacaAATCCAGCTATGTTGTATACCATTCACAGACTCCCTATGTCTTCATTTCTGCCTCAGTGCTTAAGAGCACCTTGCCTCTGCTGTGTCAG gccCTGGTTGTTGCTTCCAATTACCGTGACATCCGTGAAATGGAGCTTCGAAGTCATTCTTTAAACTCCCTTAAAGATATTGTGTTTAAGAGGTATAGCCAG AACTTCCAAACTTACTATCCGAGACCTCTACAAGAAAGGAATGTAGCACCAGAAAGTg CAGATTTAAGGATAGTTCAAGAAAACAGacatgagaaagaaagaatagaGAGAGTGAATCGGAAGGTTTTTGGTGATGGTCCCCAACCAAAACTTGAATTTGCACAATATAAG CTTGAGACGATGTTTAAAAGTGATCCTAAAATGGGTGTTTTGGATAAAAAAGAACCATTCAGATGTCTGGTGAAGTTTTCTAGTCCACATCTCTTAGAATCGCTGAAATCCTTGGCACCAGCAG GTATGGCTGATGCACCACTTTCACCACTACTTACATGTATACCACAAAAAGctaggaattattttaaaattagagagaaaaaaggTATCTTTCCAGGAAGTTTTGTAAGCCCTTAA